The proteins below come from a single Elusimicrobiaceae bacterium genomic window:
- the gcvH gene encoding glycine cleavage system protein GcvH yields MHTAENSKYSKTHEWAYLEGDVATVGISEHAQQEIGDIVFVDLPKVGQQVTAGQNCCVIESVKSASEIYAPMSGEIVQVNEALNTDPALVNRSAHTDGWLFKIKVSAPAEYDALLDLKSYQETL; encoded by the coding sequence ATGCATACAGCAGAAAACAGTAAATATTCTAAAACCCATGAATGGGCTTATTTGGAAGGGGACGTTGCTACCGTAGGTATTAGCGAACATGCCCAACAAGAAATTGGAGATATTGTTTTTGTGGACTTGCCCAAAGTAGGCCAACAAGTGACGGCCGGACAGAATTGTTGTGTTATTGAGTCCGTTAAGTCCGCCTCTGAAATTTATGCACCGATGAGCGGTGAAATTGTGCAAGTCAATGAAGCCTTAAACACAGATCCTGCTTTGGTCAACCGTTCTGCTCATACGGACGGCTGGCTCTTTAAAATCAAAGTCTCCGCTCCGGCAGAGTATGATGCTTTGTTAGACTTAAAATCCTATCAAGAAACGCTTTAA